A window of the Lactobacillus amylovorus DSM 20531 genome harbors these coding sequences:
- a CDS encoding RNA degradosome polyphosphate kinase: MSSTFLGNEKEEIKPFLKPEYFNNRELSWMDFNDRVLEEARNRDNPLLERINFLGITQSNVDEFFMVRVASLHKLIAAGIKTTDSSGMTPEKQLDAINKKEHKAVEKRYSTYWRSLLPQLEKKNIFIKEVKDLSAQQYEFLRRYFSDELYPVITPMADDTNRPFPFIANDSLNIAVHLKDKEDGKHHYATLRVPNNFKRLVKLPKADNSFVLLEDIIKEFVSSFFDGYEVKEAAIFRVTRDMDLDVAERDTSDFLRSVQKQLKDREHGKAVRLEIEKSMGDKLRSRLFDKLNVKKSEIYEISGPIDLTFLKKLAGAVKGHEKLRYAPIKGYVDPDLAFSSDIFANIRERDYLVQHPYDSFDAVLNFIRKAAHDDKVLAIKMTFYRVSGNSPIIKYLGQAAQAGKQVTVLVEVKARFDEENNVHWAKTLEQMGCHVIYGLKGLKTHTKITLVIRRDEDGIRRYIHLGTGNYNDVTAHFYTDMGLFTSRRDLGVDATNLFNMLSGYSRPPYFRQLRISPNHIREFINQKIDNEIEIAKTGRKAEIHMKMNSLSDPEIIGKLYEASHAGVKIHLIVRGICCLRTDIPGISDNIEVHSIVGRLLEHSRIYYFYNNGNQDVYLSSADMMKRNLNRRVETLFPILQPDLKERVLHIYDIMWNDNVKTRVLHNDVYSMFDRRGKKALNSQEHFIHQAQEKERELKQKEDEDRDPDVFEVMRKEDNDLTLEEKKDTDE; the protein is encoded by the coding sequence ATGAGTAGTACATTTTTAGGAAATGAAAAAGAAGAAATAAAACCGTTTTTGAAACCGGAATATTTCAATAATCGTGAATTAAGTTGGATGGATTTTAACGATCGAGTACTAGAAGAAGCTCGTAATAGGGACAATCCATTGCTTGAAAGAATCAACTTCTTAGGTATCACTCAAAGCAATGTTGATGAATTCTTCATGGTTCGTGTCGCTTCTTTGCACAAGTTGATTGCGGCCGGTATCAAGACTACTGATTCATCTGGTATGACTCCAGAAAAACAACTTGACGCGATTAACAAAAAGGAACACAAAGCAGTAGAAAAGAGATACTCAACTTACTGGCGTTCACTTTTGCCTCAACTTGAAAAGAAGAACATCTTTATTAAAGAAGTTAAAGATCTGAGCGCACAACAATACGAATTTTTAAGACGTTACTTTAGTGATGAATTGTATCCAGTCATTACTCCAATGGCTGACGACACTAACCGTCCATTCCCATTTATTGCTAACGATTCTTTGAATATCGCTGTTCATTTAAAGGACAAAGAAGATGGCAAGCATCACTATGCTACACTTAGAGTTCCTAATAACTTTAAACGTTTAGTTAAGTTACCAAAAGCAGACAACAGTTTTGTTTTACTAGAAGATATCATCAAAGAATTTGTCAGCAGCTTTTTCGACGGCTACGAAGTAAAAGAAGCCGCAATTTTCCGTGTTACTCGTGACATGGACTTGGACGTGGCTGAACGTGATACTTCAGACTTTTTACGTAGTGTCCAAAAACAATTGAAGGACCGTGAACATGGTAAAGCTGTTCGCCTTGAAATCGAAAAGTCAATGGGTGACAAATTGCGTTCACGCTTGTTTGACAAGTTAAACGTTAAAAAGAGCGAAATCTATGAAATTTCAGGTCCAATTGATTTAACTTTCCTTAAGAAGTTAGCTGGCGCCGTTAAGGGACATGAAAAATTGCGCTATGCTCCAATTAAGGGTTACGTTGATCCAGACTTGGCTTTTTCTAGTGATATTTTTGCCAATATTAGAGAAAGAGATTATCTTGTACAACACCCATATGATTCATTTGATGCTGTATTGAACTTCATCCGTAAAGCTGCACATGATGACAAAGTTTTAGCCATTAAGATGACTTTTTACCGTGTTTCTGGTAATTCACCAATCATTAAATATTTGGGTCAAGCTGCCCAAGCAGGTAAGCAAGTTACTGTTTTGGTTGAAGTTAAAGCTCGTTTTGATGAAGAGAACAACGTTCATTGGGCAAAGACCTTGGAACAAATGGGTTGTCACGTTATTTACGGTTTGAAAGGACTTAAGACTCACACCAAGATTACTTTGGTAATTCGTCGTGACGAAGATGGTATTCGCAGATACATTCACTTGGGTACCGGTAACTACAACGACGTAACTGCTCACTTCTACACTGATATGGGCTTATTCACTTCACGCCGCGACCTTGGTGTTGATGCCACTAATTTATTTAACATGCTATCTGGTTATTCTCGTCCACCATACTTCAGACAATTAAGAATTTCACCAAATCATATCCGTGAGTTCATTAATCAAAAGATTGATAATGAAATCGAAATCGCCAAAACTGGCCGTAAAGCCGAAATTCACATGAAGATGAATTCACTCTCTGATCCTGAAATCATTGGTAAACTTTATGAAGCTTCTCACGCTGGCGTAAAAATTCACTTAATTGTGCGCGGAATTTGTTGCTTAAGAACCGATATTCCTGGAATTAGTGATAATATTGAAGTACATTCAATTGTCGGAAGATTACTCGAACACAGTCGAATCTATTACTTCTATAATAATGGTAATCAAGATGTCTACCTTTCAAGTGCGGACATGATGAAGCGTAACTTGAACAGAAGAGTTGAAACCTTATTCCCAATCTTGCAGCCAGATTTGAAGGAACGTGTACTTCATATCTACGATATTATGTGGAATGACAACGTTAAGACACGTGTTCTTCATAATGATGTATATTCAATGTTTGATCGTCGTGGTAAGAAGGCCCTTAACTCTCAAGAGCACTTTATTCATCAAGCCCAAGAAAAAGAACGCGAATTAAAGCAAAAAGAAGATGAAGATAGAGATCCTGATGTCTTTGAAGTAATGCGTAAAGAAGACAATGATTTAACCCTTGAAGAAAAGAAGGATACGGATGAGTAA